The Verrucomicrobiia bacterium genomic interval TGTGCCGCTCAGTTGAATGGCGGACGCACCGACTCTTCCCGCCGTCCAGGTCGGTGAGCCGAGAAGGGTTCCGGTATTAGTCGTTCCGGTTGAGTCGATAACTGATGTCCCCGATCCATCGTCAAGCTTCCACCAGCCCACAAGGCCATTAGTAACAAATGGGTCCGGCGTCGGCGCCTGCATCTGCATTTGGCGCTTTTTGGCTTGGACCCCTTGAAGCCAAAGCATTTGAGCGAGCGCATAAAACGGCACGAGAACGCACACGATCAAAACCAACACGTATTTGAATTTCATGCTTCTGATCTTCACAATAACCGGTTTATGATTGCCTCGAAAAAGGTGTTTTTATGATCCATGCGTCGGCTCGACGGAGCTCAAAATCAGGTTCCGGACACTCTCCATGTGGAACAGGCGAACCCCCGATTTTTGACCGCGAACACGCAAGAGAATGCCCTTTACTCGCCCGTCTTGCAGGAGGTTGTAAAGTGTCCCTCGCTTAATGCCGAAGTACCGCTGCACATCAGCGGCGCGGCCAAACTCGGGTAATACGTTGGAGAAATCCCCGGGTCGCGGGGTGGTTACGGTCAGGTCTTGGTTCATAATGTTGAACCATTATGTCAGATATGAAGATCTTGGGAAGACCCTGCCCGTCGAGTTATGTTAACAATTTAGCGTAAAACTCCGATGAGCATTGAGAAAAGCGGCCTAGACGATTGTTCCAGTTTTTTTGTTTGCGACACTCTTGTGCCGCTGTGAGCCTATTTTGATTCGACTTTGGTTACGTCCGGCAAGTTTTGAATCGCTGCAACAGTGTCTGCCGCGGATAGGTGGGTATAGCGATTGCTCACCGCGGCAGAGTCATGGCCTACGATCAACTGCGCCAAAGCGTTGCTGGCGCCTGATGCCTTTAGCATCGTCACAAGGCTATGGCGAAGGCTGTGGAAGGTAATTTCGTTCACCTGACGCTTCGCTTTTCGGCCTTTGCCGGAGGACGCGTGGTGCTTGGGTCGCGGCAACATCAGGCCAGCCGGGATGAGAATCTCCTCCGCGAAAGCTTTGCTTAATTTAGCTGTGTTCTCTTCCGCCATTTCAGCGAACCGCGGGAATACGTACGTGCGAGAATCGTCTGATGAGGGCAGGCGGCTTAGGTAATCGGCTAAGGGTTCTGCCAAATGCATCGAGAGGCGTTTACCAGTCTTCTTCGTGACAAACCAAATTGACTTTTCGGATAAATCAACCTGTTGCCAGGTGAGCCGGGCGCAATCGCCGAGCCGCTGCCCGGTATAAAGACCTGTCAGAACAAGGCCCCGCCAAAGTGAGTCTTCACAGGTCAACAGAACCTTGCGAATCTCCGGAAGGGTCATTTCCCGCCGGTTGGTGCCCGCTTCTTTCAGTGGTTTGATCGGAGCTGCGGGATTTCTGCTGATGTATCCATGTTGGACCGCGCCGTTTAAGCAGGCGCGAACGATTCGAAGGTTGGTATTCGCAGTGCCAACAGAGACCGATTCAGCACACGCGTCACGAAACCGCAAGATCGCGTCTGAGTTGAGGCTTTCGATGTTTTTTTCGGCTGCGGTTCCGATGTGATCCAGGAAGGCCTGAATGCCGTAACAGTACCGCGTGTGGCTCCCCGCTTCTGTCTCAAGCTCCTTTGTGGCCAGCCATCGTTTGCACCAGCCATTGATGGTCTCTTGGGGCAGCGTTTTGCCGGAAACCAACATAATTGAAGCGACACCGTCGGCGATAATTTCCCGAGCTCGATCGGAGTTGAGCTGATCCCCGTGGAGGGCTGCCTTTGCCCACGCACGACAAATCTGCTCGGCTTCCTTTTTGTTTTCCGTTCTAGTGGATTTGAAGTGTCTCACGCCGTCCGGGGTGATGAAGGCGCAAAACCAATTCGGCTTCCCGGGTTGTTTGTGAACGCTTGCCATACGAACCTCAGTTTTCTCTCCGCAACGCGATCCTCTCGTCGAAAGAGTTCTCGCATACCATGGCATAACGTAGGGGAGAGTCAAACCTGTTTATAAGGTCCTTGTTTATGCGTGTTTGGTCCGAATCTCAATGCGGAAGTGACGTACAGGTTCAAGTCCTGTCGCGGGCACCAACAACGACAGGCCTTTGCAAAATTCAGAGGCGATTCCCCTAACACAAAACCTGACGCGGGAGCTCCTGCAGGCGCTTGCCGAGGCCGGCCGAATTGCATCGATGATGCTCGGAACTTCGGCCCCACCGATTCAAACCCGTTCGGATTTTTCCCTGACCGTTGCCGAGGCCGTAAACGAATTTCTTCGCGCGAAGGCGCGGGCCGGCCGCTCCGATCGTTACCTGCGAACGCTTCGCGTGACTCTCAAAAGTTTCGCAAAAGGCCGATTCTCAAAACCGCTTAGCGAAGTCACCGTCAGCGACGTCGAGGCCTGGCTTGAATCACAGAACTGGTCTGCTCGGACACAGAAGGGATACCTGTCAGACGTTCGCACGCTCTTCAATTTTGCGATCAAGCGAGGCTTGGTGAATCAGAATCCGGCTGCCGCGGTGGAATTGCCCGACTGGGAGGAAGCGCCGAAGTCGTTGCATTTGCCTGGCCAGGTCAAAACGGTTTTGGAATTTTCCAGGTCGTACGATCCAAACATCTGCAGGTCGCTTGCAGTCCGCTACTTCTCAGGCCTGCGATCGGCCGAGATCGAGCGCATCGAGGAGGAAGACATCAAGGCGGAGTTCATCGAGGTTACGGCCGCGAAAAGCAAAACGCGGCGCCGTAGATTAGTTCCGATCCAGCCGAATCTGAAAGCGTGGCTGCAGCTCGGGGGCGAATTGCCGTTGCACGACGTGAACAATCGCATGCGATGGTTCACTGCGGCGTTGAAGAAAAGGCATGGCATCGACTGGCCGCACAACGTTACCCGCCATTCCTGGTGCAGCTATCACCTGGCGCATTTCCGGAACGCGGCCGAAACCGCTCTGCAGGCCGGCCACACGGAACAAATGCTCTTCCAGCATTACCGCGAGTTGGTGACGCCTGACCAGGCGAAGGAGTTCTGGGCGATCGCGCCAGGCTAACCGAAGAGAGTCTTGAGGCCGACGCGAACGCGATCGCGTTTGAACGCGGTGCATTTTTTCCGGCGAACGAAGCGGCCGGTTTTGCGGGATCTGCAGACGGTGCGTTTTGTTTTCCAGGTCTTCACTTGTTCACTGTGATTGTTCCATCGGGCGAAACCGTGACGCTGTTCGTCTGTCCACCTACTCGCGTAAATTTCACGGTGCCGTAAACGCTTGAGATTTGCGCTGAGACGATCGCGGGATCGTCCTTGAGGTGTTCAGCCAGGCTGACCAGGCCGGCGCTCCTGCAGCCCGTGGAAAGCGTCAGCATCGAAGCCAACGCGATCATTGAAAGGATCCTCCGGATCGGTACGTCGGCGGCAGATTGCTTGGTCTTGTTAACCCCGGCCCGAATGAATCCCAGGGCGAGAGCAAAGAGTGCTGCGTAGATTTCGTCCGGAACTTTCCACCAGCCCTGCCAGGATCCAAAGAGGAGACCGAACACGGCCGCGACCGTTCCATATGTCTTTTTACCGTTGAGCAATGTGATCAGGTTTTGCATAGAGGTTGGGGGATTTTTGTTCCGAAAGAATTTCTAGCTTGGTCTCGATGCGAGCCAGGCGCGTGTTGAATCCGGAAAGGATTGTGACCAGGCCAATGATCCCGGCCGCCGTCACTGTTGCGAGAACCGTCGTAATGAATTTCAACAAACGATCATGGCGAGCGTCCGGAATCGGCGATGGAAGAAAGTTCATCATGCTCGAGCAAGCCACCGCTGCAGGAATCGGATCCCGCCCAGATAGATGAACGCACCGACAACGATAACCACCCAGAGCTGCCATGGAATGAATTTCAGGATCCCGGAGATCATCGCGCCGATGCCGTTGCGCACGTTGTCGCGCCCTTCCGCAAGGCCTTCGACAAACCCGGAACGATAACCGGCTCCGACGCTTTCCAGCTTACCGCTGGCGGCCGCCATGTCTCGTGCGTAGCGGTCCTGGGAAATCGTGCCCTCCTGCAGACGGCGATTGGCCTGGTCATCAAGGGCTTCCTGCAGCCGCGCATGACTGTCGGTGGCTTCGTGCTCGGTCTGAACGTTTCCGGCAAGCCAGTCGTAAAGGCTCATAGCGGGTTTATTTTGAGGTTCCGGAACGCAAATGCCGAATTTGATGAGCCGCTTAAATTAACCGTTCCGACAAACCCCGCGGTATACAGCGCGTTCGACGCGGTGACTGTCGCACCATTGACAGTCCACGAAAGGTTTGACCCGGTGAGACTGAATGAAAAAGGATACCACTGCCCTGCTGTGAGATTTACCGGCTCACTGGAATTTAAAACGGTTGGAGACTCAGGCGGACCCGCCCATATTCGGCAGAGTTGGTTTGTGTGATCGTAGGCCGCAAAATAACTCTGCGAAGCGTTGGTGTTTGCCCTTGCGATGATTCCCCCCAACCGAGAGGAAATGCGCATCAGCTCACCTGTAATGACGGCATCTGATATTGCCTTGTTTGACAGCAAACTTCGCCAGGCAAACCCCGCACTTGGAACCGTCAGGACCCCTCCAGAAAGCGTTGGCGGGTTGGTGTGCATGAAGTCGCTGACGTCTGCCCAGTCGTCAGAATCCGCCAACACGTTTCCGGACGCGTCCGTCCAGCGCATTTCCCGAAACGCGGCAGACACGCCGTAAACATGAATCGTCGGGTGACCATCGGCAGGAACGCCTCCGTTTATTGTGTGCAAAATGTTCGTGATGAGAACGCCGGTTGTGTGATCCCAAAGGTAAACGTTGCCGCTTGCTCCATTCGTGTTTTCCACCCTCAAACGGTAAGGTTTCAGAAGGTCTATTCCCTGAGGAATGGGATACAGCCTAACGATTTCCACGCCGTTGCTTCTGTCAACGATTTGCAAGTCATCAGACTTCTCGCCGAGCATTGCCATCAGCGCGAAGTTGTTGCCCGCACGTCTATAACGCAGGCCTATCCCGCCATGCCACGATCCACCACCTGGAAAATCTGAAGCAGCTTCAAAAACGCCGTTCGTTTCCAAAGCCAAAAGTGTTATTACGGCTTCAAACGACGAGTTCGCCACGGTGTTGGTGCCAATCATCCCATAGACCGAACCCGTGTTGAAATTGCTTGTTCCGTGCAGTACAACGCCGTTTGTCGATTGATAGAGAAGTTGCGAAGAGTTCGTTTCCGTGACGTTGGAATGTGGAGCCACAAGAAAACTTCCCGTGTTGAAATTCAATTCCTCAGCACGAACTGCCGTGATGAGATCCCCAGGCGACATCCTATCCCCGACGACAAAGCGAGTGAACGTTGCCGCTTCTGCGGAAAGGCAAAGCAACAGAATAGAGAGGATGCGATTCACGGAGCGTTTGTGCTGAGTAGTAGGTAGTTGGTGGTTCCGCCGTGAACGAAAATCGGAATGCGTGCATGCACGACGTTGGTCCATAGCCCGGTTTGAATTCCGT includes:
- a CDS encoding tyrosine-type recombinase/integrase — encoded protein: MRHFKSTRTENKKEAEQICRAWAKAALHGDQLNSDRAREIIADGVASIMLVSGKTLPQETINGWCKRWLATKELETEAGSHTRYCYGIQAFLDHIGTAAEKNIESLNSDAILRFRDACAESVSVGTANTNLRIVRACLNGAVQHGYISRNPAAPIKPLKEAGTNRREMTLPEIRKVLLTCEDSLWRGLVLTGLYTGQRLGDCARLTWQQVDLSEKSIWFVTKKTGKRLSMHLAEPLADYLSRLPSSDDSRTYVFPRFAEMAEENTAKLSKAFAEEILIPAGLMLPRPKHHASSGKGRKAKRQVNEITFHSLRHSLVTMLKASGASNALAQLIVGHDSAAVSNRYTHLSAADTVAAIQNLPDVTKVESK
- a CDS encoding phage integrase SAM-like domain-containing protein, whose product is MQNSEAIPLTQNLTRELLQALAEAGRIASMMLGTSAPPIQTRSDFSLTVAEAVNEFLRAKARAGRSDRYLRTLRVTLKSFAKGRFSKPLSEVTVSDVEAWLESQNWSARTQKGYLSDVRTLFNFAIKRGLVNQNPAAAVELPDWEEAPKSLHLPGQVKTVLEFSRSYDPNICRSLAVRYFSGLRSAEIERIEEEDIKAEFIEVTAAKSKTRRRRLVPIQPNLKAWLQLGGELPLHDVNNRMRWFTAALKKRHGIDWPHNVTRHSWCSYHLAHFRNAAETALQAGHTEQMLFQHYRELVTPDQAKEFWAIAPG